In Paenibacillus sonchi, a single genomic region encodes these proteins:
- a CDS encoding Zn-dependent hydrolase, whose amino-acid sequence MQVKQIFVNGGRLKDTIEAFAGFGRTENNGVTRLSLSEQDVKVRNYFAACCEELGMSVKVDDMGTMYATLEGTEAGPPVVIGSHLDTVRKGGRFDGVLGVIAGLEVVRTLVDYGIKPRLPVTVMNFTNEEGARFEPSMMASGVLSGKFDRAEMLKKKDPEGTTFAEALEASGYAGDAANRIKEATAYLELHIEQGPVLEKENLSIGLVDCVVGMACYELEVTGESDHAGTTPMDMRKDALFAATELIAELRSKLGVLDSELVFTMGRMNVLPNIHTVIPNKVIFTVEARHKDMDIVRTVEEIINGLPEEMLGCTVAKTRLWGRDTVWFDPAICALVEQAVSALGYSSKKMASGAGHDAQFVAGFLPSAMIFVPSANGKSHCEEELTSDEECEQGVNVVLETVLSILAKQYKS is encoded by the coding sequence ATGCAGGTTAAGCAAATATTCGTGAACGGCGGGAGATTGAAGGATACGATTGAGGCCTTTGCCGGTTTTGGGCGTACGGAAAACAATGGGGTAACCCGGCTGTCGCTGTCCGAGCAGGATGTGAAGGTGCGGAATTATTTCGCTGCGTGTTGTGAAGAGCTGGGGATGTCGGTAAAAGTCGATGACATGGGAACGATGTATGCCACACTCGAAGGAACGGAAGCGGGGCCGCCTGTGGTGATTGGCTCGCATTTGGACACAGTCCGAAAGGGTGGCCGCTTCGATGGGGTGCTTGGAGTCATTGCCGGACTGGAAGTGGTGCGCACCCTGGTTGACTATGGCATCAAGCCCCGGCTGCCGGTGACGGTGATGAACTTTACGAATGAGGAAGGCGCGCGGTTCGAGCCTTCAATGATGGCCTCCGGCGTGTTGTCCGGCAAGTTCGACAGGGCAGAGATGCTGAAGAAGAAGGACCCGGAAGGGACGACCTTTGCGGAAGCGCTGGAAGCGAGCGGGTATGCGGGGGATGCTGCGAACCGGATCAAGGAAGCAACGGCCTATCTGGAGCTGCATATCGAACAGGGACCTGTGCTGGAAAAAGAAAACCTCTCCATCGGCCTGGTCGATTGCGTCGTGGGCATGGCCTGCTATGAGCTTGAGGTGACGGGCGAATCAGACCACGCCGGAACGACGCCGATGGATATGCGGAAGGATGCCCTTTTTGCCGCGACCGAACTGATTGCGGAGCTGCGCAGCAAGCTGGGCGTGCTGGATTCGGAGCTGGTCTTCACGATGGGCCGCATGAACGTGCTGCCTAACATTCATACGGTAATCCCGAATAAGGTGATTTTCACTGTTGAAGCCAGACATAAGGATATGGACATTGTGCGCACGGTGGAAGAGATCATAAATGGCCTGCCTGAAGAGATGCTGGGCTGTACCGTCGCAAAGACCAGGCTGTGGGGCCGGGACACGGTGTGGTTTGATCCCGCAATCTGCGCATTGGTGGAACAGGCGGTTTCGGCACTGGGCTACAGCAGCAAAAAAATGGCCAGCGGAGCGGGGCATGACGCCCAGTTTGTGGCTGGTTTTCTGCCATCGGCCATGATCTTTGTACCCAGCGCCAACGGCAAAAGCCACTGCGAGGAAGAGCTGACCTCAGATGAGGAATGCGAGCAGGGGGTTAATGTTGTCCTGGAAACGGTACTTAGTATATTAGCCAAGCAATATAAGTCATGA
- a CDS encoding cadherin-like beta sandwich domain-containing protein codes for MKFKKGSRHLIVALILILIVSNFYGIPYIAQAQTSGPFDTVMEDTLEPAGQSVSVINSNGIGITEVDNTNGQWQYSAGGNFWLSIVAPDPGKIAVFGRDVMIRFVPKKDWNGTAQIRYRGWLSSGEYSSNYVNVNAEYAGDAASYSESEQAAQIEVTPVNDKPYISELSGSTYLDFDGKGYVTIPDLNIYSNSLTIETWVNASSAPTWARIFDTSYGPDNFNLHLTFEGTSGRIALEALPQKGPRVKSYLVRTSEQLPLNQWVHVAAVYNAVEKKAYIYWNGILKGSGFMDLTDMAKGSSANFNMPRPYNFIGESTWSQDANYVGGMRDYRIWNKAKTQAEIESQMNTSLTGTETNLMVNYKFNNPDDGAVAKDSSAGQRNGNIISGKWLSGTGFNSNVVTPVNTPVSKPFKVTDVDAGDVLTLSATSSNTSLLPNANITFSGEGPERSINLTPAANMTGTSTIKVTVSDGMTSSTSSFLLSVVAGKFDLKFIAPAVGVMAPAFSRGIVYNKVHVPNKSGNNPNNSININVGAVNPADVNVMAYADNGSGITVSGTYPAFTVSGLPVGVYKAVKIKVADKYSTNSKEYVLDVIRYPENDANLAASNGLSVFSSDTGQAIALSPGYSSNTGNYTATIENNVSSIKVDVIKSSMFAAATLNGTGIGSAESAAATGNVSLAYGKNVISVVVTAEDGKTAKTYTITVVRKLSGDASLTNLTASPDGLSPVFDTNQPDYTMAVANAVTAAEFTPTAAEGASIKVNGVDHPSGTPFSITNLAAGNNKYLIEVTAQDGVTKKSYSLFILRAPSDVADLSGLTVSSGTLSPVFNNDATGYSVEVPNEVSSLEITPKLLDAAASLSVDGNVHIDDTAYTKNLNVGMNTVMIVVVSQSGVREKTTLVNIIRKASSNADLSSLVLSDGQLDPAYDKNQTRYAVTVDNQVSELAVTPTPEDVHATVSLNGNVTPNAQPRWVDLQVGVNEFNVLVQAEDGVTAKNYVLTIVRKASSDADLINITLSGKPLSGGFDRTTSTYFEYVANNIDSMAVTAATSDEQATYTINGVQSAGGVPVPLAVGENVVTIAVTAADKVTIKEYTVTIVRAASSNANLLELTMTDLSDNAISLTPVMGTLSYNGTVEDSVSAAKLNAVVDDANASTSVSVNGVWIEDLNAVPLTTGLNVIEVNVTAQDGSMKVYTINLVRNPSTDAALLEMRITPGELTPGFQPGISDYSVNVDNSVSSMDFSIVTNHEAATYVLKKNGASTGVTGNTVALDEGTNQITVQVTAADASTQMTYTVTVNRAILPKDSSLKDLTVSSVTGTEILDPGFSAGIFKYSLSVPYGVDQVELDALKGDINARLTVNGVTVDNPMLVKLAEGLNTVNLKVTAQDGKTESVYEVEITRKSRSSNADLNNISVNAGALDPAFDPAVSEYTVEVENDVDSIALNPVVADTKAGSQIIGRDGAALNHLVEGDNVFDILVTAEDGTVKIYTVKVIKAKPTATPTPTVTPTATPTPTPTPTVTPTATPSTEPSATPTAEPSATPSTDPSATPTAGPSATPTVEPTETPVPTAEPTETPVPTAEPTETPAPTPVTPATPAPTVKPTEKPTEKPTEKPTEKPTEKPTEKPTEKPTEKPTEKPTETPTATPTETPATPAPATPDPVTPTATALTERITVKVESGQLGLGSVLAETVIQRTKDSGGILHDVVNFTTDRVDEVVRKITGALDNTARIMIPDEKDQVADINVNVPKDAIKTLGDSNVNLEIFTDNVRILIAQSSLDTFTEDLFFHVVPIKDQSLRKEVEDRARIERIVREIAADKQIDVVARPMTIETNMQSRPVTITLPLRDVQLPATLPEREDFLSNLVIFIEHSDGDKELKKAKIVDYKPGELGLQFNVDKFSTFTILNMEGWEQYLAATEAAQLLQQNQNHHKAFITGYSDGTFKPNHSITRAEMAAILARNLGYDASAVPAVSSYPDVRDRHWAKGAIEFVKEAGLMQGNEKGRFLPDAPISRGEMAAIASRYKKLDITAATSGGGFKDTAGHWAAKDIEAASKAGIINGYEDGTYRPGGNLTRAEAVKVVNRLFGRGPLYGAATPSWPDVPAANWAYNEIEEASIDHTFTVRNEGGETLSQ; via the coding sequence CTGAGCTTAGCGGCAGCACCTATCTTGATTTTGATGGCAAAGGATATGTTACCATTCCGGATTTGAATATATACTCCAATTCCCTTACCATCGAAACTTGGGTAAATGCCAGCAGTGCTCCAACGTGGGCCCGTATTTTTGATACCTCGTACGGCCCTGATAATTTTAATCTTCATCTTACATTTGAAGGAACCTCAGGAAGAATAGCGCTTGAAGCCTTGCCGCAAAAGGGTCCCAGAGTGAAGTCATATCTGGTGAGAACCTCGGAGCAGCTGCCGTTGAACCAATGGGTACACGTAGCCGCTGTTTATAATGCTGTGGAGAAAAAGGCCTATATCTATTGGAACGGGATTTTGAAAGGCAGCGGCTTTATGGATCTCACAGATATGGCCAAAGGCAGCTCCGCGAATTTCAATATGCCGAGACCCTACAATTTTATTGGTGAGAGCACATGGTCCCAGGATGCCAATTATGTTGGCGGCATGAGAGATTACCGTATCTGGAATAAGGCAAAGACCCAGGCGGAGATTGAGAGCCAGATGAACACAAGTCTTACTGGCACCGAAACTAATCTGATGGTCAACTATAAGTTCAATAATCCTGACGATGGGGCTGTAGCCAAGGACTCCTCCGCGGGCCAAAGAAACGGAAATATCATCAGCGGCAAATGGCTGTCCGGGACAGGTTTTAACTCCAACGTGGTGACACCCGTGAACACACCTGTATCCAAGCCGTTTAAGGTGACGGATGTTGATGCCGGCGACGTGCTGACGCTTAGTGCAACCTCATCGAATACGTCGCTTTTGCCGAACGCCAACATCACATTTTCAGGTGAAGGCCCGGAAAGAAGCATTAATCTGACCCCGGCGGCAAATATGACAGGCACCTCCACCATCAAAGTCACCGTAAGTGATGGAATGACTTCGAGTACCAGCAGCTTTTTGCTGAGTGTAGTGGCCGGTAAATTTGATCTGAAATTCATTGCGCCTGCTGTAGGGGTAATGGCCCCTGCCTTTAGCAGAGGGATTGTCTATAATAAAGTGCATGTTCCCAACAAAAGCGGAAACAATCCGAACAACAGCATCAATATTAATGTAGGGGCGGTGAATCCCGCTGATGTGAATGTGATGGCCTACGCCGACAATGGCTCTGGGATAACCGTATCGGGAACCTACCCGGCGTTTACGGTCAGCGGCCTGCCAGTGGGTGTATATAAGGCGGTAAAGATAAAAGTAGCCGATAAATATTCAACCAACTCCAAGGAATATGTGCTGGATGTGATCCGCTATCCGGAGAATGATGCCAATCTGGCTGCGTCAAATGGGCTTTCCGTATTTAGCTCAGACACCGGACAAGCCATAGCCCTGTCTCCAGGCTACAGCAGCAATACAGGCAATTATACTGCCACCATCGAGAACAATGTAAGCTCGATAAAAGTGGATGTTATCAAGTCCAGTATGTTTGCGGCAGCAACACTAAACGGAACAGGCATCGGCTCGGCCGAATCCGCCGCAGCTACAGGGAATGTCAGCCTGGCCTATGGAAAAAATGTAATTTCGGTAGTGGTTACTGCAGAAGACGGAAAGACGGCAAAAACCTATACTATTACGGTTGTAAGGAAGCTGTCTGGTGATGCCAGTCTGACTAATCTGACCGCTTCGCCGGATGGGCTGTCGCCAGTCTTTGACACCAATCAGCCGGATTATACGATGGCTGTGGCCAACGCTGTAACGGCTGCGGAATTTACTCCGACAGCCGCTGAAGGTGCAAGCATTAAGGTGAATGGTGTGGATCACCCTAGCGGCACTCCTTTCTCCATAACCAATCTTGCAGCAGGCAATAACAAGTATCTGATTGAGGTAACGGCACAGGATGGAGTGACCAAGAAGTCTTACAGTCTGTTCATTCTGCGTGCACCTTCGGATGTGGCCGATCTTTCGGGCTTGACTGTCTCATCAGGGACATTGTCGCCTGTGTTTAATAACGATGCTACCGGGTATTCGGTTGAGGTTCCGAATGAGGTTTCGTCCCTGGAAATCACTCCGAAGCTGCTTGATGCTGCGGCAAGCCTGTCTGTAGACGGGAATGTGCATATCGATGATACAGCCTACACCAAAAACCTGAATGTCGGCATGAACACAGTTATGATCGTTGTTGTCTCGCAGAGTGGCGTACGTGAGAAAACAACCCTTGTAAATATTATCAGAAAAGCTTCATCCAATGCGGACCTGTCCAGCCTGGTTCTTTCAGACGGCCAGCTCGACCCTGCTTATGACAAGAACCAGACCCGGTATGCCGTTACTGTGGACAACCAAGTGTCTGAGCTTGCGGTAACTCCAACACCCGAGGACGTTCATGCAACAGTTAGTCTGAACGGCAACGTGACACCTAACGCTCAGCCAAGATGGGTCGATCTGCAGGTAGGGGTTAACGAGTTCAATGTTCTTGTCCAAGCGGAAGATGGTGTAACTGCGAAGAATTACGTACTGACGATTGTCCGCAAGGCATCTTCCGATGCGGATTTAATCAATATCACCTTGTCCGGCAAGCCGCTGTCCGGCGGATTTGACCGCACAACTTCGACCTATTTCGAATATGTCGCCAATAATATTGACAGCATGGCTGTTACGGCGGCTACAAGTGACGAACAGGCCACTTATACAATCAACGGAGTCCAGTCCGCAGGCGGTGTGCCGGTTCCTTTGGCTGTAGGTGAAAATGTAGTTACAATAGCCGTTACGGCCGCTGACAAAGTAACTATCAAGGAATATACGGTAACCATCGTTCGCGCGGCTTCGTCCAATGCGAATTTGCTTGAGCTCACGATGACTGATTTATCGGATAATGCGATCTCCCTTACGCCTGTTATGGGTACTCTCAGTTACAATGGCACTGTGGAGGATTCGGTTTCAGCAGCTAAGCTGAATGCGGTTGTTGACGATGCAAATGCAAGCACCTCCGTATCAGTGAATGGAGTTTGGATCGAAGATCTGAATGCTGTGCCTTTGACTACAGGATTAAATGTGATTGAAGTCAATGTCACGGCCCAAGATGGAAGCATGAAGGTATACACCATTAATCTCGTGCGAAATCCAAGCACAGATGCTGCGCTTTTAGAGATGAGAATTACCCCTGGCGAACTAACACCGGGTTTCCAGCCAGGGATCAGTGATTATTCGGTCAATGTGGACAATAGTGTAAGCAGCATGGATTTTTCAATTGTGACGAATCATGAGGCGGCAACCTATGTCCTGAAAAAGAATGGAGCCTCCACTGGTGTCACTGGAAACACTGTGGCCCTGGATGAGGGAACAAATCAAATTACAGTACAGGTTACGGCTGCTGATGCGAGCACCCAAATGACCTATACAGTTACTGTGAATCGTGCCATTCTGCCGAAGGATTCCTCTCTTAAGGATTTGACCGTCAGCTCTGTGACTGGAACGGAGATCCTGGACCCCGGGTTTTCAGCGGGAATCTTCAAGTATTCCTTGTCCGTACCTTATGGAGTGGATCAGGTAGAACTGGATGCGCTAAAAGGAGACATAAATGCGCGGTTAACTGTAAATGGTGTCACAGTAGATAACCCGATGCTTGTCAAATTAGCAGAAGGGCTAAATACTGTAAACTTAAAGGTTACAGCTCAGGATGGTAAGACAGAAAGTGTATATGAGGTGGAAATCACCCGGAAATCACGCTCTTCCAATGCTGATTTGAACAATATCAGCGTCAATGCCGGAGCTTTGGACCCCGCCTTTGATCCAGCTGTTTCCGAGTATACGGTAGAGGTAGAAAATGACGTGGATTCTATCGCCCTGAACCCGGTAGTGGCTGATACAAAAGCGGGAAGCCAAATCATTGGCAGAGACGGAGCCGCTCTGAACCATCTGGTTGAAGGGGATAATGTATTTGATATTTTGGTCACTGCGGAGGACGGGACGGTAAAGATCTACACGGTTAAGGTTATTAAGGCCAAGCCTACAGCTACACCAACACCGACGGTAACGCCAACGGCAACACCAACACCAACACCAACACCGACCGTGACGCCAACAGCAACACCGTCAACAGAACCATCGGCAACGCCGACGGCAGAACCATCGGCAACGCCGTCGACAGATCCATCGGCAACACCGACGGCAGGACCATCGGCAACGCCAACGGTGGAACCAACAGAAACACCAGTACCAACGGCAGAACCGACGGAAACACCAGTACCAACGGCAGAACCGACGGAAACACCGGCACCCACACCAGTTACACCGGCTACACCGGCACCGACGGTAAAACCAACAGAGAAACCAACGGAGAAACCAACAGAGAAGCCAACGGAGAAACCAACAGAGAAGCCAACGGAGAAACCAACAGAGAAGCCAACGGAGAAGCCAACGGAGAAGCCAACAGAAACACCAACGGCAACGCCAACAGAAACACCAGCCACACCGGCACCGGCCACACCGGACCCTGTCACACCAACTGCGACAGCGTTGACCGAGCGAATTACTGTGAAGGTGGAATCCGGACAGTTGGGTCTAGGCTCTGTATTGGCGGAGACGGTCATTCAACGCACTAAGGATTCAGGCGGGATTCTGCATGATGTGGTCAACTTCACAACGGACCGGGTGGATGAGGTTGTCCGGAAAATCACCGGAGCCTTGGATAATACGGCCCGGATCATGATCCCGGACGAGAAGGATCAGGTTGCGGATATTAATGTGAATGTTCCAAAAGATGCGATTAAGACACTCGGTGATTCTAATGTGAACCTGGAGATTTTCACAGATAACGTAAGAATTCTTATAGCACAGTCATCATTGGATACTTTCACAGAAGACCTATTCTTCCATGTTGTGCCAATTAAAGACCAGTCGCTGCGCAAAGAGGTCGAAGACCGGGCCAGAATTGAGCGGATTGTCAGAGAAATAGCAGCAGACAAACAAATTGATGTTGTGGCCCGTCCGATGACTATTGAAACCAATATGCAGAGCAGACCGGTTACAATTACGCTTCCTTTGCGTGACGTGCAGCTGCCGGCCACTCTCCCGGAGAGAGAAGACTTCCTGTCCAATCTGGTGATCTTTATCGAGCATAGTGATGGTGATAAAGAGCTGAAGAAGGCGAAAATTGTTGATTACAAGCCGGGCGAACTTGGCCTGCAATTCAATGTAGACAAATTCAGTACATTCACCATTCTGAACATGGAAGGCTGGGAGCAGTATTTGGCGGCAACAGAGGCAGCACAGCTGCTGCAGCAGAACCAGAACCATCACAAAGCCTTCATTACCGGCTATTCAGATGGAACCTTCAAGCCGAACCATTCGATTACCCGTGCGGAAATGGCTGCAATACTGGCAAGAAACCTCGGCTATGATGCATCCGCAGTGCCGGCTGTCTCCTCCTATCCGGATGTGAGGGACAGACACTGGGCGAAAGGCGCCATTGAATTTGTCAAAGAGGCGGGCTTGATGCAGGGCAACGAAAAAGGCCGGTTCCTGCCGGATGCCCCAATCAGCCGCGGTGAGATGGCCGCCATTGCATCAAGATATAAGAAGTTGGACATTACAGCTGCAACATCCGGCGGCGGATTCAAGGATACGGCTGGCCACTGGGCTGCCAAAGACATTGAAGCTGCAAGCAAGGCGGGTATTATTAACGGATATGAGGATGGTACGTACCGTCCAGGCGGTAACCTGACACGTGCTGAGGCCGTAAAGGTTGTCAATCGTCTATTCGGACGCGGACCATTATACGGTGCCGCAACCCCAAGCTGGCCTGACGTACCGGCGGCAAATTGGGCTTATAATGAAATTGAGGAAGCTTCCATTGACCACACGTTCACAGTGAGGAACGAAGGTGGAGAAACGCTTAGCCAATAA
- a CDS encoding aldose 1-epimerase family protein — MNTILRSGSARAEISSLGAELVSFTKNDTGTEYIWSGDAAYWTGRSPVLFPIIGAVRNGEIKVDGQTYKLANHGFARRSEFTVAEADESRAVFLLTSSGHTLSSYPFQFNLYITYTLNESTLKLEYRVENTDGQNIFFQLGTHPAFNCPLDENGSFSDYVLEFSENETLDREFLNSAGLRISGRSEAVLSGERILPLTHEMFKDDALVFQNVASRTITLKSKLTEKSVAVSFEGFPDLGIWQKPNAPFLCIEPWQGFADSDRFQGELPEKEGIVSLAPGDNFTSSLTIKID; from the coding sequence ATGAACACGATTTTGCGCAGCGGCTCAGCCCGGGCTGAGATCAGCAGCCTCGGAGCGGAGCTTGTCAGCTTCACCAAAAACGATACTGGCACCGAATATATCTGGAGCGGGGACGCCGCCTATTGGACAGGCCGTTCGCCGGTGCTGTTCCCGATTATTGGCGCTGTCCGAAACGGCGAGATCAAGGTTGACGGACAAACGTATAAGCTTGCCAATCACGGCTTCGCCAGACGCAGCGAATTTACAGTAGCCGAAGCGGACGAGTCCCGTGCGGTCTTCCTGCTCACCAGCAGCGGGCATACCCTGTCCAGCTATCCGTTCCAATTCAACCTGTATATTACATACACGCTGAATGAAAGCACCCTTAAGCTGGAATACCGGGTGGAGAACACCGATGGACAGAACATCTTCTTTCAGCTTGGCACACACCCTGCCTTCAACTGCCCGCTGGATGAGAACGGAAGCTTCAGCGATTATGTACTTGAGTTCTCCGAGAACGAAACGCTGGATCGGGAATTCCTGAATAGTGCCGGACTGCGGATCAGCGGCCGGTCGGAGGCAGTGCTGAGCGGTGAGCGCATTCTTCCGTTAACCCATGAAATGTTCAAGGACGACGCGCTGGTCTTCCAGAATGTAGCCTCCCGGACGATCACACTGAAAAGCAAGCTCACCGAAAAAAGCGTCGCCGTATCCTTCGAAGGCTTCCCCGATCTCGGCATCTGGCAGAAGCCGAATGCGCCTTTTTTGTGCATCGAACCTTGGCAGGGATTTGCAGACAGCGATAGATTCCAGGGTGAGCTTCCGGAAAAAGAAGGTATTGTCTCCCTGGCGCCAGGGGATAATTTCACCAGCTCCTTGACTATAAAAATTGATTAA